In the Thermococcus sp. genome, CTGAAGGCCTTTGAGGCTGTCTACCTCCACGAGGTCGGGGTTACTCAGTCTATATTCAAGCTGGTGAAGCTGGCCAGAGAGGAGAACGACTACGCCACCGAGCAGTTTCTCCAGTGGTTCGTTGAGGAGCAGGTAGAGGAGGAGGCAACGACAAAATCCATAGTGGACAAACTGAGGCTCATCGGCGACCATTCTCAAGGGATATTCATGCTGGACAGGGAATTGGGAGCGAGAAAGGCCCAGCTCAGGAACCTTATGACCCAAGGTGTCTGATGTGATTCTCGTCTTCGGCGGGACGGGCTTTGTGGGCTCTTTTGTTTCTTCCCGTCTTTCTTCGGTTGACGAGGTTGTTCTGGCAGTGAGAAAACCAGGGAAGTCGAAATTCAGGCAGGTAAGATTCAGTAACCCGGAGGAGATACCGGGTCTTATATCCAGGTTGAACCCCGACGTGGTTATCAACTTCATCGGCGTTTTGAAGGGGGACTATGCTACGGCCCACGTTGAAATCCCAAAGCTCATCTCCATCGGCGCGGAAGAGATAAAGGCAAGGTTAATCCACACGAGCGCCTTTGGGGCGGATGAAAACTCCGGGATACCTTACTTCAGAACGAAGGCCCTCGGTGAGAAAGCTGTGAGAAAGGTTAAAAGCCACGCGATAGTCAGGCCTTCCCTCGTCCTCGGGCCCGGTCAGAGGATTTTTCGACAGGCCTTGAGGTTCAGGGTTTTTCCAAAGGTGACTGCAAGGGTCCAGCCCATAGACCTGAGGGACCTTGCGGAGCTCTACTTCAGACTCATCGACTCAAAAAACGGAACCTTCAACGCCTGCGGTAATGAAGTCGTTCCCCTTGGGGAGCTGGTTGGTAACGTTCTCAAAAGGGCAAGAAAAAGGGTACTTCTCCTTCCGTTTCCGAGGACAATAGCGAAGGCACTCGGGAAGGTTGATAAGTCCTTCCTCATGGCACTGGAAGACAACGTTTGCACCCAAAACCACGCCCTGGAAATTCTTGGGAGCCTCAGGCCACTTGAAGAGTCGCTCTTCTGGACGGCGGAGGGGTTGAGATGAGATACAATTTAGCGAGTTATGTCTACGAACCAATAAACACCCTCCTCGAAAAGCCGACCGGGATAAGAAAGGCTAGAAGGGAGTTAATTGGCAAGGCCTATGGTAAGGTTATAGAGCTCGGCGTCGGAACCGGGTTAAACCTTCCACTTTACCGCGAAGACGTTGAAGTTATTGGGATTGACGTTAGTGAGGGTATGTTAAAGAAAGCTGAGAGGAAGAAAAGCCCGGCCAAAGTAAAGCTCTTAAGGGGGGATGCCCGCTCCCTGCCATTCCCCGATGAGAGCTTCGACACCGCCGTTTCCACCTTCTTCCTCTGCGTCGTCCCGGAAAAGGAGAGGGTTTTGAGTGAGATAAAGCGTGTTCTAAAGCCCGATGGACTTCTTCTCACGATGGAATGCTCTCCGACGAGAAACCCAGTCTTCTGGAATTTTTTGAGAGGACTAAGCTCGTTGACTAGTAAAATAACCGGAACGGATTTCAGGATTGATATTGGGGAACTCCTCAGGAGAAACGGCTTTGAGGTCATTGAGGAGAAGAACCTTGTAAACGGGGCCGTCAGGATTTTGGTCGCTAAACCTTCTCCAGAACCATGACAAAGGCTATCCTTGGGAAGAACCACTCCATTGTGAGCACTTTAAAGCCTCTTTTCTCAAACTCCATCGAAAGCTCCTCTGGGGAAGGAAAGGCCTCTATGGAACGCCATAGATGGTTATAAGCCTCTCTGTTGCCCGTTAAAATCCCTCCAATGATGGGAACGACGCTCCTTGTATAGAACCACGTCAGTTTTCCGAGAAGACTCTCACTTCTGGAAAACTCCAAGATGAGGAGAATTCCCCTCCGCTTTAAAACACGGTGGATTTCTCCGATGGCTTTCTCCCTGTCGGAGAAGTTTCTCAGGCCGAAGGCTACACTCACCAAGTCAAAGCTCCCATCTGGGAAGAGAATCTCCTCGGCGTTTCCCACCTTAAGCTCCGCGAAGGGGACCTTTTTCTTCGCTATTTCTAGCATTCGCTCACTGCAGTCCAGACCGTAGAATTTGGCCGGGATGCCTCTCCTCTCAAGCCTTTTCCTCATACACATTATCATATCCCCGGTTCCGCAGGCAACGTCCAGAATGCGCGGTTTTTTGACGTCTACGTAGGTAAGGGCTATTTCACAGGCCTTTCTCCGCCACCTCTTATCGAGGCCAAGAGTTGTGAGCCTGTTAACTAAATCATAGCGCTCGGCTATGCTGTTAAAGAGCTCCCTTACCAAGTTCCTCCCTCCGCAGGATTTTCTTAACGGTTGCTGGCCTTCCTCCGAGGACATAAACCCTGTGGGCGACTCTAAAAAGCTCCTCAAGCTGGTGCGAGACCACCAAAACAGCTTTTCCAGAATTGGCTAATTCCATAATTATTGAAATAAGTGTTTCCTTAGAGTTCTCGTCTAGTCCTGTAAAGGGTTCATCCAAAATCAGGACGTCGAAATCGAGGAGTAAAGCCCTTGCTATTGCCACTTTCCTTCGTGTTCCCCCGCTGACATCCTTGGGGTATCTATCAAGGAATTCCTCTATGCCGAGCCTTTTGGCAATAGCTACTAGTTTGCATTCTCTCTCCCTGAACCTCAAACCGAGGCAGATATTGTCGCGGAGCCTCTTCCATGGGAGGAGGTAGTCCTCCTGATAAACGACCGAGAGCTTTCCTTTAACCGAGACCTCGCCGGAATCGGGCTTTTCAACGCCGGCTAAAATCTTCACGAGGGTGCTTTTCCCTGTCCCGTTCGGCCCGACTATGCCCACAACTTCGCCCCACTTAACATCGAGGTCTATCTCACCGAGGATTTTCTCGCCGTTGAAGGATTTTTTCAGATTCCTTACCAGTACCAGCGTCTCACCCATAGTTCAAGCCTCCTCAGAACGAGCTGGTCTACCGTTATCATAAGTATCACAAGGAGGAGTGCCCACGCAAAAACACCCGCCTTAATCCCAAGGTCGTAGGAGTAAACGAGCTGGTAGCCTATTCCGCCGGCCGAGCCGAAGGCCTCGGCAACGACGCTTATCCTAAGGGCGATGCCTATCGCTATTCTACTCGCCGATACCATCTCCGGGAGGGTTCCTGGGACTATGAAGTGTCTGTAAAGCTGAAGCTTCGATGGTCTGAGGAGAACTACGAGTGGACGGTATTTTTCGAGAAGGTTTTCGCTCGAACTTATTCCAGCGGAGAGAAGGGCAGGAAAAGATGCCATCGCTGTAACGAGGATTGGGGCAATTGTGCTTGTAACGCCGAAGAGCATTATGAAGATTATCGTCCACACTAGAACGGAAACGCTCTGGATGAAAACGTTTAAAGCACTTAAAAATGCCCGGAACTCTGAGGAGTAGAGCGCTAGCAGTATAGCACCTCCCGTTAGACCTAAGGCTATGAGAAAGCCCGAAAGGCTGTGGTAGAGCGTTAGGAGGAGGGATTTGAGAACCAAACCATAGCCAACCTTCGAGTAGAAGGAGAGTGTTTCACCTATTCCGGGGATTAGCGTGGAATACAGCCTCGCAAGAGCCACCCACGAACCCACTGCAAAAAGGAAGAGATAAAGCCATCCACGCTTCATCTTCAGCCCCTGTAGAATATGTCGAGGTTTTCGGGGTTCTTTTTCAGATAACCCCCGAGGTAAGCAAGATACCACTCGCTCTTGATTCCCTTGATGAGGTCCTCGTCGAGTTCATCGTCGTTGACCTCTGTCCGGGAGTAGAGTATATTTAGGGTTTTTTCGTCGAGATGGTAGAGGTTTCCGAGTATTTTCTTTGTCTCCTCGGGGTGTTCCTTCCAGTAGTTAGCGCTCTCCAGCTGAGCTTTTATGAAGGCATCGACGAGTTCTCTGTGCTTTTTGAGGAAGTCTCCGCGAACGACCCAGACGAGCATGACAGGAGGGCCCTCAACTATGTCCTCGTCGTCCGCTTCATCCCACAGCTTGGAGAACGTCGCTATCACGGTGTAGTTTTTGACTATGAGTTGGCTCACCATCGGCTCCCAGATGACAACTGCGTCAACGTCTTTCAGAGAGTCCTCGATTGAGCCGGGCGGGACGTTAACAACGGTGTAGTCATTCGGCGTTATGTTGTAGAGCACCTTCATATAAGCCTGAAAGAGCTTGAACGTGCCCGAGGCAACGACGGCCCCAATCTTCTTACCTCTAAGGTCTTCAGGATTCATCTTTTCCCTCCCAATTATGGCTTGGTTTTGGAACATGTCAACCCCGATGATTTTTATGTCAACGCCACTCTGAGCTAACTTCGCTGCCATCTCAGCAGGAATTACCGCGAAGTCAGTCTCACCCTTCTCAAGAGCCGCTATTATGTCCGGCGTTTTGGCCAGACGGAGAACCTTAACGTGGAAGCCGTTCTTCTCGTCGAAGCCCTTGGCCTGCATTATGTCCAGCGTGCTTATTCCTCCCAGCAGGGTAGCCGCTTTCACCGTTGGGAGCTCAGCTGTGCTCGTTGTTTCCGTGGAGTTTGACCCTACACATCCCGCGGTTAAAACGACAAGGCCAACGAGGAGCAACGCAATTAGGCGCCTCATTCAAACCCCCCCAAGCAGTTTGTCCGCTATAGCGGAGAGCGTAAGGATTAACCCAATTGGTATGTTCAGGTTGAAGGCCTTCGGAACGTTTTCAAGGCTTTTTCTGGCGAGATAGTTCTCGTAGAGGATTAGAACGCTCGCAACGAGCCATCCAGCAAGGTAAACCCATCCGAGACCGTAAAGGGGAATCGCAAGGCCAAAGAGGACTATAGCTACCAGGTGGAAGACCAAAGCGATGTCAAGGGCCTTCTTTATCCCGAATCTTGCCGGGATGCTCCCAACGCCATGCTTAACATCAAACTCGTAGTCCATGAGGGCGTAGATTGTGTCGAAGCCCGCTACCCAGAAGAGAACCCCAAAGAAGAAGGCCCACGGAATCCTCAGAAGGGCCTCAACCAGTGAAGCGTTTCCAGCAACGGCTATCGTCCCTCCAGCTACCGCCATGGCTAGGGTTAGGCCGAGGTGCAGATGCGGGAAGCTGTGCTTCCTCTTGCTCTGGGGATAGGCGAGGGCCAGAACCCAGGGAATCGGGCTGAGCAAAGCTGTCCAGATGTTTAGCAGAACGGCCGAGACAAAGTAGAGAACCGAGCCTACAACAACGAGCCACCAGGCGTCGCTGATTTTTACAGCTCCCTTAATCAGGGGCCTGTTCCATGTCCTCGGGTTCAGACTGTCTATGTCCATGTCTGCTATGTTGTTGTAGGCTAAAGCCGCTGTCCTCAACCCGAGGAGGGCGAGGCTCATGAGTATTATTTCCCTCCAAGTAACATGGAAACCGCTTAGGAGCGCTCCGGCATAAGCATACGGCAGGCTGAAGAGCGTGTGCTCTATCCTGACGAGCCTCATGAGGGCGTGGAACCTGCTTGCTTTACTGACTTCACCGGGGTCAAAGGTCATCTCAACCACCCAGATACTTTCTGAAAAGCTCTTCGAGCCTCCTAATGACTTCGGGGGCCTCCTCAACTTCCTCAACGGTTCTTCCGTTCATCTCCAGCGGGAGCTTTCTCGTAGCGTCTATTCCCAGCTTACTCCCAAGGGGTGGGGTTGGAACCGCTGGGTCAAGGGCGTCTGTGTGTGCGTTCGGGATTACCAAAACGTCTCTCTCTGGGTTTACGAAGGAAGCTACCGCCCAGATGACCTGGTTTATGTCGTGGACGTTAATGTCCTCGCTGACGACGATTATAACCTTGGTCAGCGCCATCTGTCCCGTTCCCCAGAGGGCATTGAGAACTTTCTTGCCCTGACCCGGATAACGCTTCTTTATCGAAACTATTGCCACTCCTTGAAAGACGCCGTACTCCGGGAAGTTTACGTCAACCACTTCAGGCAGAACCATCCTCATCAGCGGGAGGAAAATCCTCTCGATGGCTTTCCCGATGACGGCATCCTCAAGAGGTGGCTTCCCGACGACCGAACCATAGTAAATCGGGCCGTCGCGGTAATACAACCTTTCGGCGTGGAAGACAGGGTAAAACTCGTTCCTCTCGCTTGGTTTGTCGTAGAAGCCGAAGTGGTCTCCAAAGGGCCCCTCTTCGCTCAGCTCGTTAACGTCAACGTAGCCCTCTATGACTGCCTCAGCGTTTGCCGGAACGAGGACGCCGTTGGGTAGGCGGTAGAGTTCAAGCCCTTTCCCCCTCACAAAGCCTGCGAAGAGAAGCTTGTCCATGGGATAGGGAACCGGAGAGACGGCCGTTAGAAGGGTTCCTACGTCAGAGCCTATCGCTATTGCCACCGGCATTCTTCCGTCGTTCCTCTCAAGGTAGTCCCGCCAGGCCTGGCTTCCGCGCTTGTGAACCTGCCAGTGGACAACTCCCCTCCTGCCATCGAGGAGCATAACGCGGTAAACGCTGATTGAGTTCACTCCCTTTGGGTCTGAGAAGCAGATGAGAGGATATGTCAAATAGCGGGAGGCATCTTTTGGCCACGTCTTAAATGCTGGAATGAAGTTCAATGGCTCTTCTTCGATTACATTTTTCGTGAACTCCGCCTTTCTCACGATTTTTGGGAGGTAGGTTCTAATCTCCTTCAGCCTTCCGAGGGAGGAGAGCTTGTCAGAAAGGCCGAGCGGAATGCCCTCTAAGAGTTTGAGTGGCCTCTCGCCGATTTCCTCAAGTTTGCTAACACCAAGGGCTTCTCTAAGGGTTCCAACGCTCGTGAAGAGGTTTCCAACAGCCTTCCACTCTGGATGGCCTTTAACCCTCTCAAAGAGAACGGCCCCCTTCTTTTCGTACATGACCTTCCTCAGAAAGGCCGGAATCTCAAGCTCCGGTGAAAGCTCCTCCTCAACGCGGATAAGCTCGCCCTTTCTTTCAAGCCAGTCGAGATAATCTCGCATGTCCTTCATCGCTCACACCTCTAACCTCGGCCTTAAAACGGTCTCACCAGAGCAGTCTATAAGTTCAAGCTCTATTCCGTAGGCCTCACTTAAAAGCATCTCATCAAAGACTTCATCCGGCTTTCCCTGGGCGATTATCCTTCCGTCCCTCATCAGAACGAGCCTGTCGGCGAAGAGGTAGGCTAAGTTGGGGTCGTGTATAACTAAAAGAACACCAACGCCTTCCCTCGCAAGCTTCTTCACAGTTTGCAGGACGAGGAGGGCGTTTTTCAAATCGAGCTCACTCGTCGGCTCGTCGAGGAGGAGGTATCTGGGCGATGTCATCAAGGCCCTTGCCGTCAGGAGGAGCCTTATCTGACCCCCACTCAGCGAGGTGTAGGGCTTTTCTGCGTAGGAGTCGAGGCCAAACGTTTTGAGAAGTTCCCGGGCTTTTCCCCTGTGCTTCTTGCCCGGAGTGCCAAACGGCCCCAGTTCTGGAGTAGCCCCGAGGAGTACGAAGTCAAGAACTTTGAAGGGGAACGTTGGAACATGATTTTGAGGAATGAAGCCAAGAAGCTTGGCCCTCTCCCCTGGTGAAAGCCTGTGGATGTCTCTCCCATCAACCAAAACCCGCCCTTTATAGGGCTTCAGCGTTCCGTAGATTAACTTAAGCAATGTGCTCTTTCCAGCTCCGTTTGGCCCTATTAAAGCTACCAGCTCACCGGGATTAACCTTAAGGTTAACCCCATCTATCCTGAAGTCCCCGTAGGAGTAAGATACTTCCTCAGCCCATAGTCCTCTCAAGCTCCCTCACCTTTTCCATGAAATCGAAGTTTTTGGCCTTTTCGACCTCGCCTCGTTTGAAGTGCTTCCCGAACCATTCGTAGTAGAGTAAAACCCTCCTCACGAACGCTTCGATGTCATTCTCATTGAAAAGGCTTTTCTTCTCAAGCTTTTCACCGAGAACTGCGTAGAACCTGACCATCTTCCTCCTGTCTTCCTCGCTCAGCTTATCCGGGTCTATCTCTCCTCCAATAAGCGTCCCGTAGAAGGGCGGAATCTCGAAGGCCTCTATCAATGGCTGAGCGTAGGCTATTCCTCCGTGAAGCTTTCCCATGAAGACAGAACCCGCTAAATGCATGGCCACCAGGAAGAACACCTTCGGAACGTCCTCAAGCTCTCCCCTGTGTTTCTCAACCCACTCCATCAAATCCCAGTGCGGACCGTCACGGTAAACGGGAGCAGCCATGACGACAAGGTCGTAATTAACGGGCGATAGGTTTTCTTCAACATGGGCAACTTCAACCTTATGATTTCTCTCCTCGAAGAGCTTTTTAACCAGATTGACAGCCTTTTCTGTCGTTCCATAACGGGTTGTGTAAACGATGAGAATCCTCAACTCCATCCACCCCCTGTTTTTCTCAGCAGATAACCGAAGAATGGAACCCCTACCAGAGTCGTTATTATCCCAACAGGAACATCACCGGGGAGGAGCCTCACAACGACATCAGCCAGAACCATCACGGTTATTCCGATTGAGATTGTCGCGGGGATGAGCTTTGAGTGCTCCGGGCCGACGAGCATCCTTGCCATGTGGGGAACCATTAATCCAACCCAGCCGATTATCCCCGTGAAAGAAACAACGAAAGTAGTCATTAAGGCTGATATAAAAACGAAAAGACCCCTCCAGAGGTGAATGTTCAGGCCCAAAAGCTCTGCCTCATCGCCCAAGCTCATCGCGTTGAGGTTCCAGCGGAGGAGGAAGAGGAGAAGAGCAAGTGTGAGAACTCCGGGGAAGGAGTAGGCCACTGTTCTCCAGTCTGCGTTTGAGAGACTGCCCATCAGCCATACCACAAGAGCCGACAAACTCTCGCTCGGAAGGAGGAGTTCGAGGAGCGAAAGAAGAGCCGAGAAGAGGGCAGTAATGATTATCCCCGCGAGAATCAGGGAAACTGTGGAAACTCTACCGTTTATCCTCGCCATCCAGTAGGCGAGGAAAACAGCTAAGAGGCCGAAGAGGAGCGCGAGCGGAGCAAGGCCGGCGAAGGGCAAAAAGGCAACGGCTATTGCCGCACCTAGGGCCACTCCAGAGGAAACGCCTAGGATGTAGGTGTCAACCAGGGGATTTCGAAAAACGGCCTGCAGGGTCATGCCACCCAACGAGAGAGCTATTCCCGCGGAGATGCCCATCAAAGTCCTTGGAAGTCTGATTTCCCGGATTATCGTTACGGCTCCCGGAGTTAGGTGAAGGGGATTGGTTGGATAACTCCCCACGAAGATTCCGAGGAATACCGCGAGTGATGGCAGGATTATGAGGGCCAGCCTTCTCATTCCTCAACACCACAGAGGCTGTAAAGCTCTTTCGCGGGCTTTCTCCAGTCCGGAAAGTCCTTCCCGTGGACGAGCCTTCCAATCTGGTAGATTCCCGGAATTAAGCGGGGACTCCAGCGCATAAAGCTTTCCCTGTCTAAAGCCGAGCCAGCTATGTGAACGTTGCCTCTATCAACGGCTTTAACCCTTCTCCATTCCGCCGAGTCAAGCATCTCGTCCCTTATCCCTTCGAGCCTCTCCCGGTTTGTCAGAACGCTCGTCAAAAGGAATATATGGTCAGCATCGCTGAAACGCCTGATGAAATCCTCCTTTTTAAGGGGATAGACCTTCCTTTCCGTTCTCAGTCTCTTCCCGAGGCTCTCGGCGTGGGCCTTCTCGACCGCGTCGCTTATTACGTTTGTCCCAGTTATGACGTTTATCCCGCGGTAGAGCATAACCACCTTCGGCTTTTCTCCCAGTGACTCCGAGACCTCGGCTATTCTGGACATATGCTTATTGTAAAACTCTCCGAGCTTTGAGAAGTCTCCGCTGGTTTTTTCGGCTATCAGTCTGCTCCCTTCAACGAGGTCCTCAACTCTTAAAAAGTCGAGTAGAAGAACATCGGCGCCAATCCGTTCGGAAAAGGAATACAGCTCGCCCGATGAGTGAAGGTTCTCAACCCTGAAGTCGAGGATTAGTTTCGGCTTTATTCCCTCCAGAACGTCCCAGTATGTTTTCTTCGTCCTCTTGAGGTATTTGCCAATAACTGGCCTGTCCTCCAGCTCCGGCAGGCAGTAATCGAGTTTGACTTCCTCGTTTACCCCAGCTATTTCGCCTCCATTTCCAACCAGCTTGACGATTTCCGCGAGGCTTGCCGGAAAGACCGCTATCATTCTTCCACCCCAAAATGGAAATTAGGAGAGGAAGGGATAGAACTTCTGGAGGAACTCCTTAGCTTTGTCCTCCCAGCTGGGGTAGTAGTTGGGATAGACTGCCTTTCCGATGACCCATATTCCGACGGCCATCCTCGGGCTCCACCGGAGGAAGGAATCTTTCCCCATATCGGCCCTCAGTATTATGACGTTGCCCTCACGGACAGCCTTTATCTGCCTCCACGCATCGTCGCTCAGAATCTCCTTTTTAAGCTCCTCAATCTTCTCGTACGGCGTTACTGCACTTGTTAGAAGGATTATCACGTCCGCGTCCTTGTAGCTGGCGATTATCTTCTCCTTGTCCATCGGCACCCTAACCGGTGTGTAACCGTTGAAGGTGATGTTCACCATGTAGTCCCCACCGACAAGCCTTACCGCCTGAGCTAAAACGTCGTTGCCGTTGACGAGGTAATACTTCCCCATTATCGGCTGTATCATCACTACCTTCTTTCTGTCCTCTGCCGGTATCTTCGAGGCTATCGCCTTAACCTCGGCCACCTGCTCGTTGAAGTATTCCTCGAAGGCTCTGGCTTCCTTCTCCTTCCCGAAGAGTTTCCCAAGTAGAGAAACGGCCTTCGGAATGTCCTCAAGCTTATCCTCGCGGAGCATTATCACAGGAATCCCGTAGCTTGCCGACCTGTTGAGGAATTCGTCAACGTCATAGAACTTCTTGAGGTAGAGGTTCACGATGAGGTCGGGCTTTAATGCCAAAACCTTCTCCCAGTCGTCTATCTTAAGCATCTTACCAACGACGGTTTTGTTCTTCAGTTCCGCACTGAGGAAGGCATCTCCCCTTGCCTCCGCTGGGATTCCAACGACCTGATTGCTCGCGTTGAGGAGCTGGACCATCTCAAGGGCCGAAGTTGACAGGATTACCGCTCTCTGGACGGGAACCTTCACGGTTACGCTTCTCCCAACTAAGTCCTTGACGGTTACTTCCTTTTGGGTGGGGGTTGCCGTTGTGGAGGTGTTCGAACTTCCAATGCAGCCAGCACCGAGAACCGAAACCAGCAGGATTCCGACGAGTAAAACCGCTTTCCACTTCATTCCAACCACCTCAAACCGGTTTCTGCTCTCCAAAGGTGCCAATGGGGAAGTCTAATCCAAACTCTTGAGCGAGCCTGAGGTAGGAACCTGGCTCGTAGGGACAGGCCGGGTCTTCGGCTAGTGGGTCTATATGGTAAGCGTAAGCCCTTGCTCTGCTCCCACCGCATATCTCTTTAAACTCACAGGCACCGCACCGTCCTTTGAAGTCGGCCGAGCGGAGCTTTCTCATGAGTTCGCTCTCCCTGTAAATCTCAACTAGGCTCTCCTCCCTCACGTTGCCCACGCTATAGGGCAAGAAGCCACTTGGATAGACGTTTCCGTTGTAGGCGATGAATACTATACCCTTCCCGTCGCGCGTTCCCATAGTCTGTGCTCTCGCCTCTCCACCCTCTCCGAGGAGTTCAACCAACCTGCGCTTCAGCCGGAAGTAAAGCTCTCCTGGCTTCAGAACCTTATCCGGCTCGAGGCCTTTCTCTTCTAGGGCCTTCCTCATGATGGCAACTCTCCTGAACATCGGCCCCTCTGTTGTTCTGACGAGGAGATGCTTCGATGCCTCGTAGAGGAAATGGGTAACGTCTTCCCACTCTTCCGGATTCAAATCGTTCTTGAAGTTGCCCCTGCCGGTTGGAACGAGGTAGAAGACCTCCCAGATTTCAACGCCCAGCTCTTTCAACAGCTTGACCATCTCTGGTAAGCCTTCAAGGGTCTCGCGCATAACGACGGTGTTCACTTGGACTGCAACGTCTCGCTTGAGGAACTCCTTTATCGACCAGACAGTTCTCTCCCACGTCCCCTCGATGCCTCTTATGGAATCATGAACCTCCTGGAAGGGACTGTCAAGGCTTATGCTTACAGCCTTAACGCCGTGCTCGACGATTTTATCAATCGTATCCTCCGTGAGGAGTGGAGTTACGGCCGGAGCCAAACCAACGCGAATACCCTTTTCAGTTGCGTATTCGATAAGGTCGAAGATGTCCTTTCTCATGAGGGGGTCTCCACCCGTTAGGATTAAGATTGGGTAGGGCCTTCCAAATTCAGTGAGTGAGTCTATCAGTTTCTTCCCTTCCTCTGTTGTTAGTTCGCCGGGAAGGGCTTGAATGATAGCTTCCGCCCTACAGTGCTTGCACTTAAGCTGGCAGGCTTTGGTGGTTTCCCAGAAAACCAAAACTGGCTTTTTATCATATGGCCAGGAGCCCTTAGATTTGCCTCGGTGCATTTCGACCACCGTCTCTGGTTACCAAAAGAAACTTAGCTGTAACGAATTATAAACTTTTCCCTAAAAAAGTTCGAATATCAAAAGAAGGAAAAAGAACTCAGTAGTAGCCTTCCGCTTCGGTGACCTTACCGCCGAACATCTTGTAAACGTAGAGGGTGTATGTCATGATGATTATTGCCAAGATCACTGAGACACCGAGGACCGCCTGGAGGGTCAGAGGAGAAGCGGCTAAGTCGTGGATGCTGAGCCTGAAGTTCGGGTCGGTGGTGGAGATGACCCAGTACGGGTACATGCTGTAGTAGACTAGGTAGACCACCAGTGGGAATGCGAGCCAGCTGATGTAGAAGGCCAGCTTCTCGGCACCTTTCTTGATGAGGTAACCATCGAGTAATCCTGCAACGAGGATTACTAGCGTGAGCCCAAGGCCAAGCGGGGTCATGAGCCTCTCGAACCTGAGCGGTGCCCAGATTTTCATGCCAATCACTGTCAGCAGGAGGAAGACCACCGTGAGGAGCCAGAACTTGAAGGCATAGCCCCTGAGTTCCTCCTGAAGCTTTCCGGTGGTCTTGTAGACGCCCCAGTTAGCCCCGTGCCAGAGCACCGCGAAGAGCACGAAGAGGCCCACTATCAGCGGATATGGTCTGAAGAGCGTCAGGAGCGAGCCGTGGAAGCCCTCGGCGTCTATGGGTATGCCCATGATGAGGTTGCCCACTATGACTCCAATGACGAGCGGGATGAGGGCGCTGACTAGGGCGAACAGCTTGTCCCAGAGTTCCTTGTTCTTGTTCCTGAACTCGAAGCCGACTGCCCTGAAAATGAACAGGAACGCTAGTAACCAGACCGCTAGGTAGAACGTGCTGAAGAGCGTCGCGTATAGGGCCGGCCACATCGCGAATATTCCCGCACCCCAGGTGATGAACCAGACCTCGTTGCCGTCCCAGACAGGGGCGATTGTGTTGATTAGTACGTCCCTGTCCTTCTGGTTTTTGATGAAGGCCAGCAACGTTCCTATTCCAAGGTCGAAACCGTCAAAGGCAAGGTACATTCCAAGGAGGAAGGCGGAAAAGTAAAACCAAGCTGTCGCGTAGTCCATCACTGACCACCTCCCGCAACACTAACGGCCGGAGCTGGTTTTGACGTGACATCGCCCTCAACCGGTTCCGGTCCTTCCCTAATGAGCTTCCTGACGAAGTGGAGCCAGATGTAGAACAGTATGCTGTAGACCACGACGAAGCCGATGAGG is a window encoding:
- a CDS encoding ABC transporter substrate-binding protein, whose protein sequence is MRRLIALLLVGLVVLTAGCVGSNSTETTSTAELPTVKAATLLGGISTLDIMQAKGFDEKNGFHVKVLRLAKTPDIIAALEKGETDFAVIPAEMAAKLAQSGVDIKIIGVDMFQNQAIIGREKMNPEDLRGKKIGAVVASGTFKLFQAYMKVLYNITPNDYTVVNVPPGSIEDSLKDVDAVVIWEPMVSQLIVKNYTVIATFSKLWDEADDEDIVEGPPVMLVWVVRGDFLKKHRELVDAFIKAQLESANYWKEHPEETKKILGNLYHLDEKTLNILYSRTEVNDDELDEDLIKGIKSEWYLAYLGGYLKKNPENLDIFYRG
- a CDS encoding class I SAM-dependent methyltransferase yields the protein MRYNLASYVYEPINTLLEKPTGIRKARRELIGKAYGKVIELGVGTGLNLPLYREDVEVIGIDVSEGMLKKAERKKSPAKVKLLRGDARSLPFPDESFDTAVSTFFLCVVPEKERVLSEIKRVLKPDGLLLTMECSPTRNPVFWNFLRGLSSLTSKITGTDFRIDIGELLRRNGFEVIEEKNLVNGAVRILVAKPSPEP
- a CDS encoding 4-hydroxybenzoate octaprenyltransferase, translated to MTFDPGEVSKASRFHALMRLVRIEHTLFSLPYAYAGALLSGFHVTWREIILMSLALLGLRTAALAYNNIADMDIDSLNPRTWNRPLIKGAVKISDAWWLVVVGSVLYFVSAVLLNIWTALLSPIPWVLALAYPQSKRKHSFPHLHLGLTLAMAVAGGTIAVAGNASLVEALLRIPWAFFFGVLFWVAGFDTIYALMDYEFDVKHGVGSIPARFGIKKALDIALVFHLVAIVLFGLAIPLYGLGWVYLAGWLVASVLILYENYLARKSLENVPKAFNLNIPIGLILTLSAIADKLLGGV
- a CDS encoding sugar nucleotide-binding protein, translated to MILVFGGTGFVGSFVSSRLSSVDEVVLAVRKPGKSKFRQVRFSNPEEIPGLISRLNPDVVINFIGVLKGDYATAHVEIPKLISIGAEEIKARLIHTSAFGADENSGIPYFRTKALGEKAVRKVKSHAIVRPSLVLGPGQRIFRQALRFRVFPKVTARVQPIDLRDLAELYFRLIDSKNGTFNACGNEVVPLGELVGNVLKRARKRVLLLPFPRTIAKALGKVDKSFLMALEDNVCTQNHALEILGSLRPLEESLFWTAEGLR
- a CDS encoding ferritin — protein: MLSERMLKALNEQLNKELFSAYFYLAVASYFKAQNLDGFASWMEAQAEEELGHAMKFYDYIFDRGGKVELERLEKPKEDFESPLKAFEAVYLHEVGVTQSIFKLVKLAREENDYATEQFLQWFVEEQVEEEATTKSIVDKLRLIGDHSQGIFMLDRELGARKAQLRNLMTQGV
- a CDS encoding ubiquinone/menaquinone biosynthesis methyltransferase; this translates as MVRELFNSIAERYDLVNRLTTLGLDKRWRRKACEIALTYVDVKKPRILDVACGTGDMIMCMRKRLERRGIPAKFYGLDCSERMLEIAKKKVPFAELKVGNAEEILFPDGSFDLVSVAFGLRNFSDREKAIGEIHRVLKRRGILLILEFSRSESLLGKLTWFYTRSVVPIIGGILTGNREAYNHLWRSIEAFPSPEELSMEFEKRGFKVLTMEWFFPRIAFVMVLEKV
- a CDS encoding ABC transporter permease codes for the protein MKRGWLYLFLFAVGSWVALARLYSTLIPGIGETLSFYSKVGYGLVLKSLLLTLYHSLSGFLIALGLTGGAILLALYSSEFRAFLSALNVFIQSVSVLVWTIIFIMLFGVTSTIAPILVTAMASFPALLSAGISSSENLLEKYRPLVVLLRPSKLQLYRHFIVPGTLPEMVSASRIAIGIALRISVVAEAFGSAGGIGYQLVYSYDLGIKAGVFAWALLLVILMITVDQLVLRRLELWVRRWYW
- a CDS encoding ATP-binding cassette domain-containing protein; protein product: MGETLVLVRNLKKSFNGEKILGEIDLDVKWGEVVGIVGPNGTGKSTLVKILAGVEKPDSGEVSVKGKLSVVYQEDYLLPWKRLRDNICLGLRFRERECKLVAIAKRLGIEEFLDRYPKDVSGGTRRKVAIARALLLDFDVLILDEPFTGLDENSKETLISIIMELANSGKAVLVVSHQLEELFRVAHRVYVLGGRPATVKKILRREELGKGAL